GTAGGAGTCGGTGGCACCACAACATGCATTTAGGgtatgagataaaaattaaaatttaaataaaatattattataatattattttttaaatattatttttattttaacatttaaaagaactaaattatttgttatattttatttaaaaatttataataatgagtATTCCATCCAAAGAAGGCTTTGCTGAACGTATCACAGAGGTATCATGTTGTCATTATTTATGCGAGAACCAAAAGAGTCTTGAGAGCTATGGTGGGGGAACTACGACCTTTGATATGAGTCTCTCTCACTCTTCCGCCACCTCTCTGTCCTCCACATCTACCTCTTCTTCGTCCTCGACAACGACTTCTTGGCTTTCTGGCATTGTGCGAGGCCGGCCCGACCGGCCCGGGAGTGTCAAGATGGGTAGCAACTCCAACGTCGGTGCTGGTGGTGCTGACAGTACCGGTCCGGTTGCTCGGAAAAATCAGTGGCGTGGTGTTCTCTTTAAGTACGGGCCCAAGCCTATTCAGGTAAGtgcaaaaaaaatctatcatttGTTTAATGAATTTGATTGATTTAGAATCTAGAAACTTACTTTTCTTTGGGTCCAGGTGGTGTTGATGGGTTTGATTTGGTTTGAGAACTTCGATCTCAGTGTTAATTTTGACAATTTTGGCATTTGCGTTAATTGATGTCATTTGGGGGATTGAAAagtatatttttccttctttattgTTTTCAATTCGGGTCACTTCCAGCTGAAGAAAACTGGTTGTAGGACGCTTCAAAAATGAAAGAAGTCAGAATTTCcaattttataagtaaatatcTTCCTAGTTTGTGCAGATTCTATATCGCATTTTTATAGTGGGGTTCCTGGTGGCGATTGGATTTGAGGTTAAGCTTACTATTGGGCCAGCGACTAATAGAGATGTTAGGACTCTGTAATTAAATCACTTGAAACAACTTTGAAAAAGTTTCTTTCGTTACAAATTTTGTTATGCCTTGGTTGAGGATAGATACTCTTTTGCTACTACTAGCATGGAAGTTGAAGTGAATGCCAGAAATTTGGGGTGAAAGGCTTAATTGATTATCTTTAAATAACCATTGGGATCATGGAAAACTTAAAAATGCCTCATTTCATGAACTGACAGAAAGAGGCCAATGTGACGGGACACCTCATGGCCCACTAGTGCAAACCTCTGAACCCTTCAGAGTAGGTGTCCAATGGCTAGCTGAGCTGATGGGTGTTGGCCGTCAATAGCCACCCTCTAAACTGACCACTCGGTGCACAGAAACTGAATTGCATTGGCACCAATGGTGGTCCACTTGACAGTTTGGGTTGGGTTTTGATGGCCAATGGTGGTCCATTTGTGGTCCGTTTGGGCCTTgatttctcagcaaccaaacacaaATTAGAAACAATCAACTGACCCCAGTAATCACAATTTCAGCCCTTTCATCGGGGGTGCTGGCCCTTTTGATCGCACACCAAGTGCTTGTTGACTTCCTCAACCAATACTATGCAGTTTATCTCCATGGTTTTTAATTCGAGGCACTTGTGCCGGAGGTTATTTTGGGCCCACCTCTATGGACTAGGATGGGGTGGAACACCATGTAGGAAAGGAAGAGAAGGTTGTCAACGACAAACAACTAGAATGTAATGACAGTGCTAGTCTTACGTGCACATTtactccaaaagaactagtGAAGACTACAATTGAAACTTATTGGAATTTATACGAGGTCCAATTTCACCTTGTAAAGAACCAATTAAAGACTTGGTAGTTATTACACTTCACTTATATCATAATTCACCCACCAAAATGGGTCTTAACCAAAAGTTTACAAGATCCCCCACATAAATCTATCTCCTCCTCGGTAGGGATTATCTCACACTGCAGTGACCTGTCCTAGATGGTGTTACCAGGTCTACTATGGCATCCGTTTTAATGATCTAAGGAACGTACCAACCACATTTAATCTTATATGGAAAAAATACTAGTCAACATTACAAATGACGCTCTTTGGATTCCTTACAAAACTTCAGTCCTAACTAGTGCAGAACCAATTGGGCACTTTGCACCTCAATCCCGGGAGTTAGATTAAGAGCCTGGAACAAGTTCATGCATGACCACAATGGTCTTGCCCTCAATTTCTAAATGAACGGTAGCTCTTGGAGATTTTTGATTGGTGTGCGAGGTGAAAGGTGCAAGGCAGAGGGGCGTGTTCTTCTAACCTGATAAATATAGGGGATATCTTTATGTAATTAAATTGGTCTGGTTGGTCTTGTTAGGTCATTGATacgttcttcttctttttttatcagtaagtCATTGATAACTTATAACCAACATTGACTCAACATTCATGAATAACAATATAGTTAACCATACCATCTGACAATACTGTTAAAAGCAGTTCAGTGTCAATCAGTTTTAGGTAGGCACTGCTCAGACATCTAGTTTTCCATACACGATGATCACTCTACTGTGATCATGGAAGACCTATAATGGTTCATCaattgggggagagagagagagagagagagagagagagagaactgttATAGACCTAAATGATAATGTGATGGCACATCTTATGGCTCACCAATTCTGTTATTTTCACAACATAAAATGTGTGCGTGTTTGTGGGCATGTGTTCATATTTGAAGGCTCATCTCGCGCTAATTTCATGATATGCATGGCATTATCTATTTTGTGTTGCTGTTTGTGacttaattattttgattttgctcCTCAGGAGAGATTAAATTCCTGTGatgttatgtttattttttaaactttataacTTTGTGATAGTTTTCCCTAACATGCAGGTTGCATTCAAAACAGGCGATCATAAACAACAAGTAATTTTTATTGGTGGATTAACTGACGGTTTTCTGGCGACTGAGTATGTTTTATATTGCTGGTGTAATCAATTAGCATAATTACTTTGATTGAAGTGACAGATTTATGAATACTTGAAGAACTGACATCTCTCAAGTCTTTTTTTGGAAATGGTTCCAAATGgtcaaaaaagaatttaaaaccaAAATTATTGATTTGGCTTTCCTTCATCTGATTGACAGGTACTTGGAACCTCTTGCAATTGCATTGGAGAATGAGAAATGGGCACTTGTTCAACCTCTTCTTTCATCCTCATATAGTGGATATGGCACCTCCAGCTTGAAACAAGTAATGCCATCTAATGTAAATGATGTCTGTTGGTTTTTTCATTGGTAGTTTTTTCTCTGTGCATTATTTCCTGTTTTGTAGCATGCTGTGAGCATTGTAATTGCTCCTTTGGATGGTTGGATTAACTTGTTCTGTTTGAATCACTAACTGTTCAATACTTCTAAGAGAAGTATTAgggtaatgtttttaaattttgtgttttatgtTGATGTGAAAATTCATGAAATGGGATTTTTTACACTATCGATAAAAAGTTCacatctcttcctctctctaccCATTGCTAATGTATTGTGCTGATGCAATACCCTGAACTGAGAGATAGACATGGATTTTCCATTCTTAGTTACAGCAGATCTTTAAGGATATTTGATATGGGAACATATTATCCAGGTTAtggattatttatatattcagcTGAGTTTTATTTCCAGACTTAGTTCTGTCTGAAATTAATATATGGACCTtggttttgacttttttttggGAGGAGGGGGGATGTTCGTTTGCACTACCTGTTTGTTGTATGATGATGTTGTATGTTGTACCATGTACCTTGAAGGATGCAATGGAGCTTGACCAGCTGATCAGTCATTTAATAAACAAAGAAGATTCGGAAGGTGTGGTACTTCTGGGGCATAGTACTGGTTGTCAGGTTAGTACTGGTTACATTTAAACTTAACTGGATCTGAAGTTCATTTGCTCACTCACCACTTGAACTTTTTAAGACTAAAACTTTCCTTTGTCTTCTTTGGATATGAAACTAGGATATTGTGCATTATATGCGCACAAATGCTGCATGCTCGAGAGCAGTCCGTGCAGCCATATTGCAGGTACTCACCCACCCATACCCCTGCTCTGCTGCTTTTAATGTAAAAGCTTCAAAGATCTATATCACTTTCCCTTGGAGTAAACTATTAGTTGTTGCATCTTGGCTTTATATGGTTTGTGCAGTGAATGAGTAGCTTTTAGCCAAGATAAGGGCTTATTCTGTTAACCTTGTTAAATTTTGTGTTACTTCAGTACATGTTGGTGGCAGTTACTGTTTAGTGTTATTAGTGTGCTAGTGCTGCAATATATCTCTGCTATTGagaaactttctcaaaacagggGTATTCTACCCCCACAGAGGTGAGATATAATCTCAAAAtaacaatgaaatgaaattttgaacATTATATGAAACGTCTGTTCAAGGTTATACAATGTGAGATGCTAGAAGTGAAATATgtggtttgaaattaaaaattgaagtcCATTTTTTCATTCAAGTCTTACATTTGGCTTCCTGTATTTTCTTTTGTCCTAATTGTGAAATCCATAGTAGAACCTGGTATATATCATAGTAGTCTATGACTTGGTCTTCAAATCGTCTGCCTTGTGTTGCTAGGAAATGGCcaagccttttattttatttaagtgtggaaagattttatttcaaaataagagATGTCTTTTTGGGCTGTTTCAAGGGAAGTATTTTTATCAAGGGGGATGGACTAACTCTGCACCTTGCCCTGTTGGCCTCTTTGCAGTGGTAAGGTTATCTCAGTTAATGGACGAAGTGGAATAGTAACAATTAACCTTGCTTCTTATATATGGACTGAGAAGAACAATTATCTTGCAGGTAGTAGTCAAATCAAAGTTATAAGAATGACAGTTTACTGGCTAGTCTAAGTGCATAAATCATCCTGAGAACAACCCATTTGTTTAATTTGAAGAATGTACATGAGAAGGCTGATATTTGTCTCAAAGCAGATTGTCAaggaaaaagataagaaaatttGTTCAGCAGTTAACTGTTAAAGAGTTCCAACACGACTTCTTTGTGACTTGTCATGATATCACCTAACAAGTTTTCGCAGTTTTGTCAGACCTTTCATATCTGCATTGCCTATGAGTTCATTTAATTGCAGCCTTTGTCATAATGAGAATTGCAATGTTCAGGCTCCTGTTAGTGATCGGGAATATAGAGCAACTCTTCCAGAAACAGCCGCTATGATTGACTTGGCTTCTACCATGATAAGAGAAGGCCAAGGGTCAGAATTAATGCCAAGGGAAGCAGATCCCACTTCCCCAATCACTGCTTATAGGTTGGTATACAACCGTAGTGTTTCCATCTGGACTATCAAGATTTGATTGTAATTGTTTATTGGCAGTTCATGGCTGATGCTTAGctttaataatttttccttTTGCTCTATTAATATTTTCACTCCTAAAATTTGGATCCATCTAATTGAAGTTTAGCATGAGTCATCCAGCAGTAGTGGAGGATTCTAGTCATGATTTGCATCACATATCTTACATTGGAGGCAACATGAATATTAAAACATTTGATATTTAGGAAATTGTGAAACATTCTTCCGATGTTTCCACAATTTCTACCATGTTCACTAGAAAGTTGGCATAATCGATGCTACTGTATACAAGAGTGTGTTTTAAATGCCACTGCTGCTTTGCTAAAGAGTAGAGAACTAATTACTTTGTAGGTATCACTCCCTCTGTGCATATATGGGGGATGATGACATGTTCAGTTCTGATCTTAGCGATGACCAGTTGAGAATGAGACTTAGCCACATGTCTAACACACCTTGCCAGGTACAAATATTCCGTTTTGGATGCTCTTATTTTGATACAGCAGTGTATAGTAGTGTATTTCAATGCAAAGAGAAACTTCATTATGGTGTTTGTGAATTAAATCATGAGGAAACCATTTGTTATATTAGGATTAGAATCAGTTATTCAATCTACCTTTTAGGGATAGATACAAGACAAAAACATATAAAGTCAGTAACTAGACCTTTGTGGTCCTTGCATCTAACAAGAGACATACGTATTGTTTGCAAACATCAGAAGGATGCCGTTTCCATGTTAAGTACATAGTAAGTGATAATACGAACAATTGAGGTATGCCATCTGTTTTCTGCAGGTTATCTATTCCATGGCAGACGAGTATATGCCAGAGTATGTTGACAAGAAAGCATT
This genomic interval from Carya illinoinensis cultivar Pawnee chromosome 2, C.illinoinensisPawnee_v1, whole genome shotgun sequence contains the following:
- the LOC122300508 gene encoding UPF0613 protein PB24D3.06c, whose amino-acid sequence is MSLSHSSATSLSSTSTSSSSSTTTSWLSGIVRGRPDRPGSVKMGSNSNVGAGGADSTGPVARKNQWRGVLFKYGPKPIQVAFKTGDHKQQVIFIGGLTDGFLATEYLEPLAIALENEKWALVQPLLSSSYSGYGTSSLKQDAMELDQLISHLINKEDSEGVVLLGHSTGCQDIVHYMRTNAACSRAVRAAILQAPVSDREYRATLPETAAMIDLASTMIREGQGSELMPREADPTSPITAYRYHSLCAYMGDDDMFSSDLSDDQLRMRLSHMSNTPCQVIYSMADEYMPEYVDKKALLERLCRAMGGAEKAEIEHGNHSLSNRIDEAVQAIINFLKREGPKGWDDPWS